One Maniola hyperantus chromosome Z, iAphHyp1.2, whole genome shotgun sequence DNA window includes the following coding sequences:
- the Evi5 gene encoding ecotropic viral integration site 5 ortholog, protein MFESVPTVTFTPTFTLIKERPYREPAYGRNSRFNMKVDVEAEEAVAASSSPGNTDSPVAFLDGCATPVSGVVSSPELTLLAKLEEENRRIEADVKCPSLNKVHSRKSSDTSQVSFNSATSLSHEEARMGSNGEEDLWTLWGRLVSNWESEWRRRNQFVRDLVRQGVPHHFRGIVWQLLAGVDSSPDKKLYATYIKAKSACEKVIRRDIARTYPEHDFFKEKDGLGQESLFNVMKAYSLHDREVGYCQGSGFIVGLLLMQMPEEEAFAVLLKIMQHHRMRDMFKPSMAELGLCMFQLENLVQELIPDLHVHFQSQNFSTSLYASSWFLTLFTTTLSLPLACRIMDVFLSEGIEIVFKVALALLTLGKDDLLSLDMENILKCIQKELPLKAEADQDAFMNLAYSIKVNPKKMKKLEKEYTVIKTKEQGDIAVLRCLRQENRLLKQRVELLEKESSALAERLVKGQVDRAEGEEETFALAREVQALRRANMDAQQRLAVAQDEIRSLEMTIAENNSRQSSLEGTEGNNVKGEELARCLQRELVRARLDAAERQATERELNARIAELENENKSLRKQRVDNNVAHLQDELIAVKLREAEANLSLKDLRQRVTELSETWQKHLQEHRQEVPPPPAQSNVVSDIMATPKKLLRAWEGRSQDMQKLDEELMTIKIKEVEALTELKELRLKEMELRTQVQVSTNQLRRQDEELRQLREALDAALQRERALQARQREFQHKYTDLESKAKYESMQANIRNMEDAQRIAELENEISEYKIKNEVMATEGELRSNNSMDDSDRVRELQDQVTELKAEVLRLESWRAKLLGHTLSREVSVEEDLEEDDKLKLTFRRESSTSVDLSTKNL, encoded by the exons AGCGGCCGTATCGCGAGCCGGCATATGGCCGAAATTCACGGTTCAACATGAAGGTGGACGTGGAAGCCGAGGAAGCCGTTGCCGCCAGCAGTTCTCCTGGTAACACTGACTCGCCTGTCGCATTTCTTGACG GCTGCGCCACACCAGTGTCTGGGGTGGTCTCTTCTCCCGAGCTGACGCTGCTAGCCAAGCTGGAGGAAGAGAACAGAAGGATCGAGGCGGACGTCAAGTGCCCCTCGCTGAACAAAGTGCACAGCCGCAAGAGCTCAGACACGTCACAAGTATCATTCAATTCAG CGACAAGTTTGAGCCATGAAGAAGCCAGAATGGGGAGCAACGGTGAGGAGGACTTGTGGACTCTATGGGGGAGACTCGTCAGCAACTGGGAGTCGGAGTGGCGACGCCGCAACCAGTTCGTCCGCGACCTGGTGCGTCAAGGAGTGCCGCACCACTTCAGGGGCATTGTGTGGCAGCTTTTGGCAGGGGTTGATTCCTCGCCGGACAAGAAGCTTTATGCCACTTATATCAAG GCCAAATCAGCGTGCGAGAAGGTGATCCGTCGTGACATAGCGCGTACATACCCGGAGCATGATTTCTTCAAAGAGAAGGACGGGCTGGGCCAGGAGTCGCTGTTTAATGTGATGAAGGCCTATTCGCTCCACGACAGAGAAGTCGGCTATTGCCAAGGATCAGGGTTCATTGTTGGATTGTTACTCATGCAG ATGCCCGAGGAAGAAGCTTTTGCAGTGCTGCTGAAAATCATGCAGCATCACCGTATGCGAGACATGTTCAAGCCGAGCATGGCTGAGCTGGGCCTTTGCATGTTCCAGCTGGAAAACCTCGTGCAGGAACTTATTCCTGATCTACATGTGCACTTCCAGTCGCAG AACTTCAGTACATCATTGTACGCCAGTAGCTGGTTTCTAACGCTGTTCACGACAACCCTCTCGCTGCCTCTAGCGTGCCGCATCATGGACGTCTTCCTGTCAGAGGGCATAGAGATCGTGTTCAAAGTTGCCCTAGCTCTACTCACTCTGGGCAAGGACGACCTTTTGTCGCTCGATATGGAGAACATCCTGAAA TGCATACAGAAGGAGTTACCATTGAAAGCCGAAGCTGATCAGGACGCGTTTATGAATCTCGCCTACTCTATCAAAGTTAACCCTAAGAAAATGAAGAAGTTAGAAAAGGAATACACGGTTATTAAGACAAAGGAGCAGGGAGATATCGCTGTACTCAGA TGTCTTCGTCAAGAAAACCGTTTGCTGAAACAGAGAGTAGAGTTGTTGGAAAAGGAGAGTTCTGCGCTAGCGGAAAGGCTGGTGAAGGGGCAAGTGGACAGAGCCGAGGGGGAAGAGGAGACCTTCGCTTTGGCCCGCGAGGTGCAAGCGTTGCGGCGGGCGAATATGGACGCGCAGCAGAGACTGGCGGTCGCACAGGATGAGATTCGCAGCTTGGAGATGACAATTGCTGAG AACAATTCGAGACAGTCATCTCTCGAAGGGACAGAGGGTAACAATGTAAAAGGCGAAGAGCTTGCGCGTTGTCTCCAACGTGAACttgtgcgagccagactcgacGCTGCGGAGCGGCAGGCCACTGAAAGGGAGCTCAACGCGAGGATAGCGGAATTAGAAAACGAGAACAAGAGTCTGAGGAAACAGCGGGTTGATAACAACGTCGCTCACTTGCAG GACGAGTTGATCGCTGTTAAACTGCGCGAAGCGGAAGCGAATCTTTCCCTCAAAGATTTGAGGCAGCGCGTCACAGAACTGTCAGAGACGTGGCAGAAACATTTGCAG gAACATAGGCAGGAAGTGCCACCACCACCCGCCCAGTCTAACGTGGTCTCCGATATAATGGCAACTCCTAAGAAACTGTTAAGGGCATGGGAGGGCAGGTCCCAGGACATGCAGAAACTCGACGAGGAGTTGATGACcataaaaatcaaagaggtgGAGGCACTTACGGAGCTTAAGGAGCTCAGACTTaag GAAATGGAGCTCCGCACGCAAGTGCAAGTGTCGACGAATCAGCTACGGAGGCAGGATGAGGAGCTGAGGCAGCTGCGCGAGGCGCTGGACGCTGCGCTGCAACGGGAGCGTGCGCTGCAAGCGAGGCAGCGCGAGTTCCAGCACAAGTACACTGATCTAGAGAGCAAA GCCAAATACGAATCGATGCAAGCCAACATTCGTAACATGGAGGACGCTCAAAGAATAGCCGAATTAGAAAATGAAATTTcggaatataaaataaaa AACGAAGTGATGGCAACGGAGGGTGAGCTTCGCAGCAACAACAGTATGGACGACTCGGACAGAGTTCGCGAGCTGCAGGACCAGGTCACTGAACTCAAGGCAGAG GTTCTGAGGTTAGAATCGTGGCGAGCGAAATTGCTGGGTCACACGCTAAGCCGCGAAGTCTCCGTTGAGGAAGACCTCGAAGAAGACGACAAACTTAAACTTACCTTCCGAAGAGAATCATCAACGTCTGTCGATCTCAGCACCAAGAATTTGTAG